AGAATCTCATTTCTTTCTGTAAATCCAGGAGACCAACTTTCCAAAACCGCTAAGGATCTTTCGTACAATTCAGGTACGATTTCTATGGAAAAAAGTTTTGCCCCCAGAAGATCCAAAATTGCAGCCAGATACCCGGAACCAGTGCCTATTTCTAAAATTGTATCTCCGGGCCTTACCCTCAATTGGTTAGCGATGTATGCGACTATATAAGGCTGGGAAATGGTTTGTTCTTCTCCGATCGGAACAGCTTTGTCTTCGTAAGAACATTCCCTGTATTTTTCAGGAAGGAAAATATGTCTGGGGACTTTTAGGAAGGCAGAAAGTAGATTTGGATCCTTGATCCCTCTTTCCGAGATTTGTGTTCGGACCATTCTTTCTCTTGCAAGAACAGTCCCAGCATCATCAAATCTGGAGACGAAGCCTAAATCAGGATTTTCCATTGACGTCTAGGCCGGACTCAGTATTTTGGTTCTGGGTTCGGCTTTGTAGCTCAGTCGGTAGAGCAGAGGACTGAAAATCCTTGTGTCGGCAGTTCGATTCTGCCCGAAGCCAAAACCCGCTTATCCCTTCTTTCTTTCCTCTCCCAGTTTCCATAATTCGGTAAATACCAGATCTTCCACTTGTTTGCAAAGTTCGGGCTTATATAATTTTTTCACCGGTGGTTTAGGATATATATGTATCTCATCCGTGTCCGGTATATAAGTAAGCATCCGTAAAATCTGGTCCTCCCCTTCGATCTCGTACATCGTGTAGGACATCCCCTTAGCTGGGATGATTTGAGAAGTTTCCAAGTATTTCATGATTCTACTGCTCTATCAAGTATAGATCTTTTGGAAAGAGATTTATTCTTCTTACAATTGGAGCCCTATCGGAGTGTAAACGCACCGATTCCTCTTATGACTATATGTTAAAAAGCTTGTACTAAAAAGCCTTTTCATATAATCTTTCCCAATGACTCGGTCCTCTCTTAGAACTGACGGGGCTTTTCTTGTCGGGATCACTGGGATGATCGGTGGTGGCAAATCCACTGCGACTCAGATCTTGGAAGAATTGGGCGGAGTGAGAATCAGCGCTGACGAGATCGCCCGTAAATATACGGATCCGGACAGCCCGATCTCAAAGGAACTGATCGATTCCTTGGGTCCGGAAATTTTGGATGAGTCCGGCAAGCTAGATCGAAAAAGGATCGCAAAGTTGGTATTCGGGAATCCCGAAAAACTGAAGATCCTAAACTCTTTAACCCATCCAAGGATACGTAAGGAGTTTCTAGAAGTACTGGGCAGCTTAGCAGAAGGTTGTTTGGTCCTGTGGGAGGTCCCACTAC
The DNA window shown above is from Leptospira neocaledonica and carries:
- a CDS encoding protein-L-isoaspartate O-methyltransferase family protein; protein product: MENPDLGFVSRFDDAGTVLARERMVRTQISERGIKDPNLLSAFLKVPRHIFLPEKYRECSYEDKAVPIGEEQTISQPYIVAYIANQLRVRPGDTILEIGTGSGYLAAILDLLGAKLFSIEIVPELYERSLAVLESWSPGFTERNEILFGDANLLTQTKGKISKFVSSACFPKIPGSESFLFESLQEEGIAVFPVEWKEEVQLLLTLRKKQNRFDETNRLPVKFVPLLGRTDLI
- the coaE gene encoding dephospho-CoA kinase (Dephospho-CoA kinase (CoaE) performs the final step in coenzyme A biosynthesis.), coding for MTRSSLRTDGAFLVGITGMIGGGKSTATQILEELGGVRISADEIARKYTDPDSPISKELIDSLGPEILDESGKLDRKRIAKLVFGNPEKLKILNSLTHPRIRKEFLEVLGSLAEGCLVLWEVPLLFETDSYTLCDATVCVISDPVTSLERTVKRDGISKEEAEARAKSQLSLQEKAKKADYSIKNTGDLQDLRKECEHLYAELKGRMK